The proteins below come from a single Mycolicibacterium sp. TY81 genomic window:
- the ptsP gene encoding phosphoenolpyruvate--protein phosphotransferase yields MSQTFVSPSPRVVDVETSSAPVVLRGVPAVGGVRYAPVLWPGPRPAPEADDGAAELEEPERAGERERFAAASSAVADRLRNRAARATGAAAEVLATTATLAQDRAWAAATEKRIADGMSAVRAVVATADQFVEMFTRMGGLMAERVADLRDIRDRVIADLRGLPEPGVPVPDVPSVLCAEDLAPADTAGLDPNLVVALVTSLGGPTSHTAIIARQLGIPCVVAVSGLEKVQPGTMVLVDGTNGTVEIEPDATLAAAAVAQARREADLADSWRGPGVTADGHRVAVLANVQDGAAAHAAAETPAEGIGLFRTELCFLNRDLEPTVDEQAQIYGDVLAAFPDRKVVVRTLDAGSDKPLRFAGHADEANPALGVRGIRIAQGNPELLTRQLQAIAAAADATGQRPWVMAPMIATPAEAKAFAAQVRSFGLTPGVMIEVPAAALLADRILRHVDFLSIGTNDLTQYTMAADRMSADLATLSDPWQPAVLALVGTAAKAGAEQGKPVGVCGEAAADPALACVLVGLGVTSLSTAAAAVRAVGAALAGVTLEQCRAAAEAALAAESSADARSAALAALASR; encoded by the coding sequence ATGAGCCAGACATTTGTGAGCCCGTCGCCAAGGGTCGTCGACGTGGAAACCAGCAGTGCACCTGTAGTCCTGCGCGGCGTGCCCGCCGTCGGCGGAGTGCGGTACGCGCCGGTGCTGTGGCCGGGTCCCCGGCCCGCGCCGGAGGCCGATGACGGCGCCGCCGAGCTGGAAGAGCCGGAACGGGCGGGGGAGCGGGAGCGCTTCGCCGCGGCTTCGTCGGCGGTCGCGGACCGGCTCCGCAACCGCGCGGCGCGCGCGACCGGCGCGGCGGCCGAAGTCTTGGCCACGACGGCGACGCTCGCGCAGGACCGGGCCTGGGCGGCGGCGACGGAGAAGCGCATCGCCGACGGCATGTCGGCAGTCCGCGCCGTCGTCGCGACCGCGGACCAGTTCGTCGAGATGTTCACCCGCATGGGTGGATTGATGGCCGAGCGGGTCGCCGACCTCAGGGATATCCGGGATCGGGTGATCGCGGATCTGCGTGGCCTTCCCGAGCCGGGGGTGCCGGTGCCGGATGTGCCGTCGGTGCTGTGTGCCGAGGATCTGGCGCCCGCCGATACCGCCGGCCTGGACCCGAATCTGGTGGTCGCGTTGGTGACCAGCCTGGGTGGGCCGACCAGTCACACCGCGATCATCGCCCGTCAGCTCGGCATTCCGTGCGTCGTGGCCGTTTCCGGGCTGGAGAAGGTGCAGCCGGGAACGATGGTGCTGGTGGACGGCACCAACGGCACCGTGGAGATCGAGCCCGACGCGACCCTGGCCGCCGCGGCCGTGGCCCAGGCGCGCCGCGAGGCCGACCTCGCCGACAGCTGGCGTGGCCCGGGCGTCACTGCTGACGGGCATCGGGTCGCGGTGCTCGCCAATGTGCAGGACGGTGCCGCGGCGCACGCCGCGGCTGAGACGCCTGCGGAGGGCATCGGTCTGTTCCGCACCGAATTGTGCTTCCTGAACCGCGATCTCGAACCGACCGTCGACGAGCAGGCGCAGATCTACGGCGACGTGCTGGCCGCATTCCCGGACCGGAAAGTGGTGGTGCGCACCCTCGACGCGGGTTCGGACAAGCCGCTGCGCTTCGCCGGGCACGCCGATGAGGCCAATCCGGCGCTCGGTGTCCGTGGCATCCGCATCGCCCAGGGCAATCCGGAGCTGCTGACCCGCCAACTGCAGGCCATCGCGGCCGCGGCCGACGCCACCGGCCAGCGTCCGTGGGTGATGGCCCCGATGATCGCGACGCCCGCCGAAGCGAAAGCCTTTGCGGCACAGGTGCGGTCGTTCGGCCTGACGCCCGGCGTGATGATCGAGGTGCCCGCCGCGGCGTTGTTGGCGGATCGGATTCTGCGACACGTCGACTTTCTGTCGATCGGCACCAACGATCTGACGCAGTACACGATGGCGGCGGACCGGATGTCGGCCGACCTGGCCACGCTCAGCGACCCGTGGCAACCGGCGGTGCTGGCGTTGGTGGGTACGGCCGCCAAGGCGGGTGCCGAGCAGGGCAAGCCGGTCGGGGTGTGCGGGGAGGCTGCGGCCGATCCGGCGCTGGCGTGTGTGCTTGTCGGATTGGGCGTGACGTCCCTGTCGACGGCGGCTGCTGCGGTGCGTGCGGTCGGCGCCGCGCTCGCCGGGGTGACGCTCGAGCAGTGCCGGGCGGCCGCGGAAGCGGCGCTGGCCGCCGAGTCGTCGGCGGACGCCCGCAGCGCGGCGCTCGCTGCGCTGGCAAGCCGCTGA
- a CDS encoding pirin family protein, with translation MPAITADTISLPRIASAAPSDTERPVRSITTGPRGYEGEGFPVVRAFAGVSPVDLDPFVHLDQMGEVEYEPGEPRGTDWHPHRGFETVTYMIDGRFAHQDSHGGGGLITDGATQWMTAGSGILHIETPPAELVESGGLFHGLQLWVNLPKKDKFAAPRYQAIEGTDVTLLSSDDGGALVRVIAGEIGDAKGPGGTHTPITMAHATIAPGARLDLPWNRNFNALVYILSGRGSVGPVGHPIHQGQLAVLGPGDRITIAADEGQDSNRPALEVLLLGGQPIREPVFHYGPFVMNSKSELIEAFEDFQSGKFGTIPPNALKPHRPGH, from the coding sequence ATGCCTGCTATCACCGCTGACACGATCAGCTTGCCGCGTATTGCTTCCGCTGCGCCGAGTGACACAGAACGCCCGGTGCGGTCCATCACCACCGGTCCCCGTGGCTATGAGGGCGAGGGCTTCCCGGTGGTCCGAGCCTTCGCCGGGGTCAGCCCGGTGGACCTCGACCCCTTCGTCCACCTGGACCAGATGGGTGAGGTCGAGTACGAACCCGGTGAACCGAGGGGCACCGACTGGCATCCGCACCGCGGGTTCGAGACGGTGACCTACATGATCGACGGCCGCTTCGCACACCAGGATTCCCACGGTGGCGGCGGTCTGATCACCGACGGTGCCACGCAGTGGATGACCGCCGGGTCGGGCATCCTGCACATCGAGACGCCGCCGGCCGAACTGGTCGAGAGCGGCGGACTGTTCCACGGCCTGCAGCTGTGGGTGAACCTGCCCAAGAAGGACAAGTTCGCCGCCCCCAGGTACCAGGCCATCGAGGGCACCGACGTCACCCTGTTGTCGTCGGACGACGGCGGCGCGCTCGTGCGCGTCATCGCCGGCGAGATCGGCGACGCCAAGGGCCCGGGCGGTACGCACACGCCGATCACCATGGCGCACGCGACAATTGCGCCCGGAGCGCGCCTCGACCTGCCGTGGAACCGCAACTTCAACGCGCTCGTCTACATCCTGTCCGGACGTGGCAGCGTGGGACCCGTCGGCCATCCGATCCACCAGGGTCAGTTGGCGGTGCTGGGGCCGGGGGACCGGATCACCATCGCCGCCGATGAGGGCCAGGACTCCAACCGGCCCGCGCTCGAGGTGCTGTTGCTCGGCGGTCAGCCGATCCGGGAACCGGTCTTCCACTACGGCCCGTTCGTGATGAACTCCAAGTCGGAGCTCATCGAGGCGTTCGAGGACTTCCAGTCCGGCAAGTTCGGCACGATTCCGCCGAACGCGTTGAAGCCGCACCGCCCCGGGCACTGA